AACATAATAGTGTTGCCATCAGGATCGGAAATAACAAAGCTAGCAGGACCACTTGATTCTTTAATTGCATTTTGCTTTATCTCTACTCCGTTTGCTTTTAAATACTTATGAATTTCTCGCACATCAGTGAATTTATCAAGTTTGTTTGCCCGTTGATCCCAGCCCGGATTAAAAGTCAAAATGTTACCTGCAAACATATCTTGAAACAGACCTATATTAGTATCGCCATTCTTCATAATTAAAAAATTATGCGCCAGTTCGCCTGCGAAGACGATAAAACCAAGCCTTTCATAAAAAGCTTGCGACACAGCTAGATTTTTAACCGATAAACTTATTGAAAAACACCCCACTTGCATAAATAATTCCTTGTCCTATTAATGCCATTACTCAAACAATAATCCAAAAAGTGCGATTTGTCCTGTCGATTTGTCCTGTGTAGTAGCCTGCGATTGTCAAATTAAGTAACTTTAAGGTTAAAAAGATATTTTGTTAATATAAAACATGACTTTATTTCTTTTGGTGTTAACATTATTGTTTACAAGTATATGTATAGACGTTATAAACCAACGATTAAATTACTAAAATATTACAGAGGAATTATGAAAGTACTTATTGTTAGTCTTACATTGGCTATTTTAAGTTGTACTAGTTTTACTACTTTAGCAGCGTCAAAGCCTGATATCAGTTGGAGTTATGTTAGTGCTGGTTATGCTAAAGCAAACATTAGCAACATGGTGAGTAAAGACTTTAAACCTGATGGTTATCAAGTTAACGGCAGTTTTTTATTTTCCGAATCAATCTATTTAGCAGCTTCGTATACTGAATTATCGGGCAGCATACCCTTTGATGATATCTTAGGCATGTCACTAGATTTATCAGAGTTTTCTGCTCGTATCGGTATGCGCCAAGCAGCAACAGAAAACATTGATGCTTTTTTTGAGGGTGGTTATATTCGCTCAACAGCTGGTGTAAGTGGTTTTAGAGATGAAAATTCTGATGGCTTTCAAGCCGGTGCCGGTTTTAGATACCGTGTTGCACCCAGAGTAGAACTAGGTGCAGCCATAAGATATTACAATGCGGATTCATCAAGTACGACTTTCGCTGACTTATCTGCGCGTGTTAAGTTAACAGATATGTTTGATCTGTACGCCAATTATATGTTTGAAAGTGATACTAAACTACTTTCAACCGGTGTGGTGTTGAATTTCTAACTACCGCTTATAACAAAAAAAAGCAGCGACATTAGCGCTGCTTTTTTATTGGTGACCCGTCCTAAATATTCTCTCATATTAATACCGAAAAGATAGCGAGTCCCGAACAACTGTTTTTGTAACAGAACTTAACAATAACAAAACCTATAATATTGATAGTGTTAGTGGCACTTTAAGCAATTTAGCTTCTATACTAATGACAAGTGTGGCAATTAAATTCTAGTAAAATAAGGTTCTAATGCGCTACAGCTTACGCTGGTATTTATTAACGTTATTATGTTGGCCTGTACTACTTTGGCAAGGTAAACGGGTGCGTAAATTAGCACTTCGTTTGCCAGAGGCCAATGGAAAGCGTTATGGTGAACACGGTATGGGTAAGCCGTTACGATTATTGATTTGCGGCGACTCAGCCGCTGCGGGCGTGGGAATTGCCGATCAGCAAGATGCCCTAAGTGGCCATTTAATCAATCAGTTATCAGGTGCACATCAATTACAATGGCAGTTACACGCCAAAACCGGCTTTTCAAGCAAAGAATTAGTTAATATGTTGCAGGCGCTACCGGCGCAAAAATTTGATGTTGTAGTTGTTTCTATTGGCGTTAATGATGTTACTGCATTGCGTTCAGCTCAAGCATATCGCATCCAAATTCAGCAATTAATGTCCTGTATTCATAGCAAGTTTGCTGATCCTTTTGCTGAACCAATAGTCTTGTTTAGTGCGATTCCGGATATGCAGCAATTTATAGCTCTGCCGTCACCGCTTAATCACTGGCTGGGCATAAAGGCGGCGGAGTTAAACCAAGTATTGCACAGTGAATTGGTTAACTGGCCTAAAGCCATAATTGTTAACGCTGAGATGCCATTAACCGAAGATATGTTTGCTGCCGATGGTTTCCATCCTTCAGCTTTAGGTTGTGCCATTTGGGCGCAGAAGTTAAGCGAGGCATTTCAGCTAAACAAAAGTCTTTGTATATCAGGGACTTTGTAAGCATAGACAAAATTAGAAGCCCTTACTTGCGCTTATAAGCAAAAAAAAGCAGCGACAATAGCGCTGCTTTTTTCATTTGCTTAACTTAGCCCTCTAACTGCTCGGCGTGATCAAGTTCTGTTTGCAGTCGCTTCGTTTCATCAGCACGTGGTTTAGTAAAGCGTGCTAGTGCTAGGTATAACACTGGCGTGAGATAGAGCGTAAATACCACTGCAATCCCTAAGCCACCAAACACTACCCAACCAATGGCGTTACGGGCTTCTGCACCGGCACCGGTTGATAAAATAAGCGGTAATGCGCCAAATAAAGTTGATAACAACGTCATGGTAATTGGCCGTAATCGAATACTCGCAGCCTGCTCCACCGCTTTACGCACTTCATAACCTTGGTCGCGTAGCTGATCGGCAAACTCCACCAATAAAATGGCATTTTTAGCCAATAAGCCAATTAACATTACCAAACCAATTTGCGAGTAAATATTAATAGAAGTGCCGGTTAAAAATAATGCAAATAAGGCGGCTGCTATACCAAAAGGCACCGTCGCCATTACCACTACTGCACTATTAACGCTTTCAAACTGTGCCGCTAATACCAACAATACAATAACAAAGGCTAATACATAGGTTAAGGTAATTTCGCGTGCGGTTTCTTCAAAGGTTAAAGCCTCGCCTAAGAACAGTAAGCCAATGCTGCTAGGTAAATGCTGTTCACCCAAACTGCGCAGCTGTTCTACCACTTGTTGCAGCGGCATATCATCGGGTAATTGCATCTCCATCTCAATGGCGCGACGTTGCGCTTGGCGTTCTAATTCTGCTGCTACGCCTTCTTCTGTAATATGGGCGAGACTAGACAACGGCACTAAGGCACCACTACTTGAACCCACATATAAGTTAGCCAAGTCGGTAGGATCTTTTATCTGCTGGCTTTGCGCTTGTAAAATAATGGGAATAGCTTGATCGCCAACGTTTAAATCGGCTAAGTCATCGCCATTTATAGCAACGCGTAACGTGGTAGCAATATCAGATAAAGGCACACCAAGCTCTTCTGCACGGCGGCGGTCGATATTCACCCTTAATTGCGGCTGAGTTGGTTGATACGATATACGAGGTACGCCAAGTTCTGGCAATTGCTGCTGAATAATTTTACTGAACTGCTGCGCGGCGGCAAAAATTTCAGCATAACTTTGGCCGGTTAAGGCTAATTCCAACCCACCGCCTTGGCCGCGCAAATTTAAACTGTTAGAGCCAAAAGCACGGGCAGGAGCGCCGGGTATTTCAGATAATGGGCCTTTAATTTCATCTATAATTTCTTGTTGCGAGCGCGAACGTTGATCCCAATGCTTTAGCGGTACCGTGATAAACGCTAAATTAGGGTCCCACTGCCCCACAACCGTATAAATAGAATCAATATCACCGCCATTAACATAAGGCAGCAAAATTTCTTCCATTTTATCTGCTTGGCGATCCATAAAGTTTAAACCCACACCGTCTGGTCCTCGGGCAAACACGCGAATAGTACCGCGATCTTCTGAAGGCATTAGTTCGTTATCTAACTGAGTGTACAAACTAATGGCAACTAACGCCGCAACCATACTGGCGATAAATACCAGCCAAGCTTTATCTAAGGCGATATGTAAGCTGCGTTGATACCAGCCAAGCAGCCAATTACCAAAGTTTGCTAACCGGCTGGTTTTTTTCGCTTTAATAGGTAAACGCGCCGTCAATGCAGGTACTAATGATAATGCTACAAACGAAGATATAATTACCGCTATCGCTAATACGCCACCAAACTCACGGAATAAACGACCTGCCGTTGAGGGTAAAAAAGCGATAGGTACAAACACGGCTACTAATACAGCGGTTGTGGCAACAACGGCGAAAAACACTTCACGCGTACCAATAACCGCCGCCGCCCGAGCACCTAAGCCCATGCTGCGCCGACGTTGAATATTTTCAGTGACCACAATAGCATCATCTACTATTAGGCCGGTGGCTAACACCAGCGCTAATAAGGTCAGTATATTGATGGAAAAACCCATTAGCCAAATCGCGGCCAAAGCACCTATTAGCGATACGGGTATCGATAGTGCCGGCACTATAGTGGCGCGGCCAGAACCAATAAACAGCCATAATGTTGCCACCACCAGTACAATCGTTAACAATAACGATGTAATCACCTCTTTTACCGAGCTGCGTATAAACTCAGCGTCATCCGAGGTAACTTGCATTTGTAGATCTGGAAAGCGACTTTGCGCTTGTGCGACTAACGCCAGTACTTCGTCAGAAATTTCGATAGTATTAGAGCGCGCTTGGCGAATAACGCCTAAGCCAATAACGGGTTTACCATCTAATCGCACTAAACTTTGGGCATCAGCAGGGCCAAAATATACGGTTGCTACATCACCAATACGGGTGTTACCACTAACAATAATATCGGCAACCTGCTCGGCACTAATTGAAGTGGCATCGGCGCGGACGATAAGTTGCTGATCGGTGGATTTCATACTACCCGCAGGCACATCAAACGGTGCCAAACGTAGGGCAGCGGCTACATCGGTAACCGACAAGTTAAAGCTGGTTAAGCGAAGAGGATCTAACAGCACCCGCAATACTCGCTCGCGATCGCCGTTTAAGCGCACATCTGCAACACCAGGAATACTTAAAAATAGAGGTGCTAAATCCGTTTCTACTCGCTCGGTTAGGCTTTCTAAATCTAATGTTTCACTGGAAACAGCAAGACTCACTACCGATTGAGCATCGTTATCGGCTTTAATAATAGCTAAACGCTCTACGGTATTAGGTAGTTCGCGCTGTACTCGGCTTACCGCTTCCCGCACTTCGTTGGCGGCATCGTCTAAATTAATGCCTGGGCGAAATTCAACTCTAATCCGCGAGCTGCCTTCTTCACTTGAGGCATTGATTGATTTAACCCCGCTAACGCGCGCGACAGCACCTTCTAGTTTACTGGTGACTTCAGTGTCAACGGTTTCTGGTGACCCGCCAGGAAAAGCCGCTGTTACCGACACTATCGGCCGGTCGACATCAGGTAATTCACGCACTTCAATAGCATTAAGTGCCGCAAAACCAGCAATAATAATCAGTAGATTAAATACAACAATAAGTACCGGTCGGCGAATAGCTAATGAGGGTAAATCATGTTGTAGCAACGGCTTGCTCATAACTGATTACCTTGTGCAGTTACCACATTTACGCTCTGGCCTTGGCGTAAACTTTGTACGCCTTCGACAATTAATTGATCGTTTTTTTGCAATGCACCCGACACTAATAAGCGGCCACTTAAACGCTGCATAATTTGCACGTCAACTTTGTGTGCCTTACCTTCTTGCACTAACCAAACGTAGGCACTGGTCGCGCCCCACATTAACGCCGCTTCTGGCACAACCGCATATTGCTCACCCGCTAATTGCAGAATGACCCGAAAGCTCATCCCCGGACGATATAAATCGGCTTTATTATCTAATAGGGCTCTAACCCGAATACTACGGTTGGTTATATCTATACGCGAGTCAACTTGAGCAATTTCAGCGTTAATACGCTTACCTTGAGCTTGCCAAGGTTCAACTTCAACACTTGCATTGCCTTGTAATATAGGCAGTGCCGCTTCAGGAGCATTAAAATTAATCAGTAATTGTTCACGATGGTCAATCGTAGTAATGGCGGTATCTATGCCGATACGATCGCCCTGCTCAACGTCAGTTAAACCAACTACACCAGAGAACGGTGCGCGTACGGTTCTATCTTGCAGTTCGGTTTGCGCTTCCGTTAATTGCACGTTTAATAAATCACGCGCAGTAAGTGCATCATCCAACACACTTTGAGCAATCGCACCGCGTTTGCGGCTTTCTTCTAATCGGGTAACCGTACGATTAGCATCGGCCAGTTGAATGGTTACCCGCTCTAGCGCTACTTTTTGCCGACGAGAGTCTAACTCTAACAATACTTCGTTGGCCTGAACTTGCTGACCGGGTACAAAATTTACGGCTGTTACTTTATCGGCTACGGCTGGATACACCACTACAGATCGTATTGCTTCAGCTGTACCAACAGCTTCTACTCTACTAGTTTTTTGTTCAAAACTGATTGGTGCGGTTATAACCTGCGCTGCGCGTCCTGCACCCGCTATTTGGGCTTGTGCTGAGCCTACCGTTAAAACCGTCCCAACAACAAACAGTGCAAAAAGCCAAGTTACGTGGCGTTTCAATAACATCTTATGTCCTTTAAATGGTGTTTTTTTTTATTTTATGGATATTGATAATGTCTTAATTAAACTAGTAAAACGCTGATATAAATATTTATAAAATTTAAACATCACTATTTACACCGAATGTTTATACCAGAGTTGATACCAGAGCTATTACCGCTAACTATACGGAAATTTTATCGTGGTTGATCACTAAGGAGTGTAAATTTACGGTAAAGCCCAATAAAATTACGATAGCTGAAATCGGTTAAGAGCCGCTGAAATGTGTCTAAGCTTGCATATAGCTCTATGCGCCCTCATATTCATTACTTATCTGGAACAAAAAGCTAAGGAGTTATTATGACACCACCCTATACGCCACCTAAAGTTTGGACTTGGGATAAGCAAAATGGCGGTAAGTTTGCTAGCACTAATCGGCCAGTGTCGGGTGCCACTAAAGACGTGGTCTTGCCGGTGGGTAAACACCCTTTGCAGTTGTATTCTTTGGCTACGCCTAACGGTGTTAAAGTTAATATTATGCTTGAAGAACTGCTACATGCAGGGCATAAAGCAGACTATGATGCTTGGTTAATTGATATCTCAGAAGGAGATCAATTTGGTAGTGGTTTTGTTGATATCAATCCGAATAGCAAAATTCCAGCCTTGATGGATCACAGTACTAATTCCAGTACTGAGTCCAGTACTAAGCAACCGACTCGTGTGTTTGAGTCGGGTTCGATACTAGTTTATTTAGCTGAAAAATTTCAGACCTTTTTACCCGCATCAGGCCCTGCCCGTACTGAAGTTATGAATTGGTTATTTTGGCAAATGGGTAGTGCACCCTTTCTTGGTGGCGGCTTTGGCCATTTTTATGCCTATGCCCCAGAGAAATTTGAATATCCGATTGATCGTTATGCCATGGAAACCAAACGTCAACTCGATGTGTTAGATAAACAATTAGCTGAACACGAGTTTATTGCCGGTAGCGAATACAGCATCGCCGATATGGCTATTTGGCCTTGGTATGGCGGTTTAGTATTAGGCCGCTTATATGATGCCGCAGAGTTTTTAGATGTCAGCAGCTATAAACATGTATTACATTGGGCCAAACAACTTGATGCGCGCCCTGCGGTAAAACGCGGTTATATTGTTAATCGCAGTTTTGGTGATGGTCCGCAGTTGCGCGAACGCCACAGTGCCGACGATTTTTTGCCGTTTAATCTATAGTAACAGGTTAGCCAACAGGTATTTTGGCGCACTTATGTTAAAATGTGCGCCTGTTTATCAGTATTTCTTAGGTAGTAAAAAAATATGCGTTTTGTGTTTAAACTTATTCGAATGATATTAACCCCTTTTATGTTATTAGCAGAAAAGCTCACTACGCCTAAAGGGATAAGTCGCAGTATGGAAGCTCAAACGCAGGTTAATGCCGACTGCAGTAAATTGGCGTTGTATGAGTTTAAGGCCTGTCCATTTTGTATCAAAGTACGTAAAGAAATGGCGCGATTGAACCTTAGTATTATTAAGTACGATGCCCAAAATAATCAAACTCATCGCCAAGCATTACAAGCCGGTGGTGGCCGCATTAAAGTACCTTGTTTACGTATTACCCAAGATAATGGCGACATCCAGTGGATGTATGAATCTAAAGATATTATCACTTATTTACAGCAACGTTTTGCTGCAGTATAGTCAATAATTGATGAGTAGCTTATGTCAGAACTATTAGCTTTTTCTCAAGCCTGTGAAAACAATAAAGCGCCAATTGTACAGGTGCTAGCTAATGCTTTTCAGCGTAGTCAGCGTGTATTAGAAATTGGCGGTGGTACAGGTCAACATGCCGTGCACTTTGCTGCCAACTTACCACAGCTAATATGGCAAAGTAGTGACCAACCTATTTATTTGCCTGATTTAAGCGCACGCATTCAACAAGCTAATTTACCTAACTTACCGACCCCAGTACCGTTAGATATTACTAGCTCACCTTATACGGCAATAAAAGTTGATGCTATTTTTACCGCTAACACACTGCATATAATGCCGTGGCATGTTGTTGAGCAGATGTTTCAACGCTTAGATGAATTTTGCCTACCACAAGCAGATATGTGTATTTATGGCCCTTTTAATTATCAGGGCCAATTTACCAGTGCCAGTAATGCTGGGTTTGATCAGCATTTAAAACAGCGCGATCCGCTGATGGGAATTCGTAATATTGAAGATGTTATTCGTTTAGCCACTGAAGCAGGCTTTAGTTTGCAGCATGATTACGCCATGCCAGCCAATAATCGGCTACTGCATTTTAAACGGTAGCTGTTGCTGCACTTGCTGATAATAGTCGGTTACTGCTGCTTGCTCTTGAACAATGTAATTTTCTATGGCGCTAGTTAAAGCGTTAGGCACAAAGCGATAAAAGCCTGAGCGTATAATCGGTTCAAAGCCGCGCTGAACTTTATGTTCACCTTGAGCGCCGGCATCAAACATTTTTAATTTATGCTCAATACAATAATCAATACCGGCATAATAACAACAGTCGAAATGTAAACGGTCAAACTCGGCTTTACAGCCCCAATATCGACCATATAAATGTTGGTTATCGCGAAAACATAACGCAGCTGCCACCATTTCGCCTTGATATTCTGCTGCGAACACAACTATCTGCTCGGCCATCGTCGCACCCCAATGCATAAAAGTTGCTTGGCTGATATAGCCTTGATGCCCCGAGCGTTTTTGATAAGTTGCGACATAAAATTGATAAAACTGCTGCCAAAACAGCGGCGTTAGTTGATCGGTAGTTAAGGTTTTTATTAGCACACCTTGAGCAGCCACTTTGTTACGCTCTTGGCGAATTTGTTTACGCTTACGCGAAGTTAACTGCTGCAAAAAGTGATCAAAACTGGTGTAATCTCGATTAAACCATTGAAATTGCACATCATAGCGTTCTTGAAAGCCTAATTGCCGATACAGTTTTTGCTCAGCAATATTGGGATATAACACCTGAAATTGGCTTAACGAAAATTGCTCTACAAGCTGCTGAATACCTTGGTGAAACAGAGCTAAAATGGCTGCTTTATCGTAACCTGCAGCAACGGCAAAGCGAGGCCCCTCAGCTGGCGTGAACGGAATAGCATTTATGAGTTTAGGGTAAAACTCTAAACCATATTGCTGATACGCTTTGGCAAATTGCCAATCAAATAAATATTCACCATAAGAATGCAGCTTAATATAGGCCGGCATAATGGCGATAAGCGTGTTGTTATCGCGCAGAGTTAAATGCTGTACTATCCAGCCATTGTTAGCAGTGCTTTCTACATTACTTTCGACTGTATCACCTACAGTATCCTCTACATCATCTTCTACAGTATTGTCTAAAGCGTTTCCTACACTGCCACCCAACTCTAATGCGTGTAAAAAAGCATGTTGGCAAAATGGATAATCGGAATTAAATAGGTTATCCCACTCTGCCGCGTCGATTTGCGCAATGGCAGGGACTACTTCAAATTGCATTTAAGGTCTCAAATAAATAGCGCAGTTAAACATTAACTGCGCTGAGGTTGGTTTATAAATAAAATATGGGCTGGTCTTAAATTATGCCGCGGCTTTTACACTCGCAACCCAATTATCAACCCGTTTTTCTAACACCTTAAGTGGTAATGCACCACCCCCTAATACAGTGTCATGAAACGCACGAATATCAAAAGCATCACCTAGTTCGGTTTGCGCTTTAGTTCGCATTTTTAAAATTGCTAACATGCCAATTTTATAAGCCGTTGCTTGGCCTGGCCAAACTATATAACGGCGAACTTCAGATTGTACCGCACCTTCTGCGATAGGTGTTTTTGCTATAAAATAATCAATTGCTTGTTGCTCGTTCCAGCCCTTACTGTGTAAACCTGTATCCACCACTAAGCGCACAGCCCGCCACATTTCAGTCACTAAACGGCCAAAATCAGAGTACGGGTTTTCATATCCACCCATTTCTTTTGCTAGTAATTCAGCATATAAACCCCAACCTTCGCTATAAGCGGTAAAACCGGCTTGAGTACGAAAGGTGGGTACAGTGGTAAGCTCTTGCGCGATTGATATTTGCATATGATGACCAGGATTACCCTCATGATAGGCAATAGCTTCCATCTCATTTTTCGGCATCGATTTCATATCAGACAAGTGAGCATAATAAATACCCGGCCTTGACCCATCTGGCGTACCAGGGAAATAATGCTGCGCTGCGCCTGGCTGTTCACGAAAGGCTTCTACCCGTTTTACAATTAAATCGGCTTTAGGTAATAAGCCAAAATATTTAGGTAATTGTTTGTTTATAAATGCTAAGTATTGCTCCGAGTCAGTAATATAAGCCTGACGCCCGGCATCGGTATCAGGGTAAGTAAACTGTTTATCGGTTTTAATAAAGGTAAAAAATTCTTCTAAACTGCCTTTAAAGCCCACCTGTTCTTTAATCGCAATCATTTCTTCAGTAATACGCGCTACTTCGTCTAAGCCAATTTGATGGACTTCGTCTGCCGTTAACGCTGTCGTAGTTGACGCTTTAAGTTGATGATTATAGTAAGCAACGCCATTGGGCTGTTTACCCACTCCGGTAGCAACAACAGTGCTATTTTCCATATCGGCGGTTAGCCATTGCTTTAATTCGGTGTAAGCCGGTAAAAAATGCTGCTGTAAATTGGCTTTAGCATCAGCCATTAGCTGCTTGGCTTGTTGTTCAGTAATTTTATCTGCGCTAACTAAGCTTGCTATTTTTGCTTGTGCATCGGCCCATAATGGCGAGTCTTGCTGGGTATTTGAGTCAGTAGCATTAGTTGCATCAGTAAACGGAGCACCCGCAAGCAAATTACCTATTTGATCCACAACGCCTTGATAAGCAAATTGTGGCGGCCTAACACCCTGCTCAGCACTTTGTTTTGCTCGCTTTAGTAGCTCAGTAATAGCTTGGCTAATACCGACTAGCCGAGTGTTATAGGCTTGCATATCTTGCAAGGTATCGACTTTATGAAAATTAATCATAATTTGCGGCAGCATGGCATGAATGCCTTGCATTTGAGTGAAAACGTAGCGGTTTTGCCTAAATTCTGCAGCTTCTTTAGCTAACTCATATTGATAGAGCCAAACGTCATAGGATGTTTGCGCTTCTAATGAAAGCTGTTGGTAATCAAATTCTGTGGTTAACTCTTTAGCGGTAGCCGCTAACCAAGCCAGTTGCTTATCTTCAGCAGCTTGGGTGACATCATCAATTTGGTCGTATTTATCTTTACGGCCTAAAAACGTCATTTGTAGTGGGCTTTGTTGCAGTTGTTGTTCGTATTTAGCTTCAAACCACTGATTAAGCCGTGCGGTTTCTGCTGCTACGGTTGCAGCCGATTGGCTTTGAGTGGCATTGGCGCTGGCTGTTGCGGTTGAATCAAGCGGTGTTGTTGGCTGGCACGCGCTAAGTAAACCCGCTATTGCTATTGCTATAAGTGTTTTACGCATAATAAAATTACCTTATTATTTTCGTTATATTGCAAAACCCAGCCTACGCTGAGTTTTGCTTGTAGTCTAAAAATAATTGTAAGCAACTTTTATCAGTCACTTTGATAAGTAACTTACATCCGTAACTGATATAACAAACTTTAAGAGTAA
The sequence above is drawn from the Rheinheimera salexigens genome and encodes:
- a CDS encoding GNAT family N-acetyltransferase, with amino-acid sequence MQFEVVPAIAQIDAAEWDNLFNSDYPFCQHAFLHALELGGSVGNALDNTVEDDVEDTVGDTVESNVESTANNGWIVQHLTLRDNNTLIAIMPAYIKLHSYGEYLFDWQFAKAYQQYGLEFYPKLINAIPFTPAEGPRFAVAAGYDKAAILALFHQGIQQLVEQFSLSQFQVLYPNIAEQKLYRQLGFQERYDVQFQWFNRDYTSFDHFLQQLTSRKRKQIRQERNKVAAQGVLIKTLTTDQLTPLFWQQFYQFYVATYQKRSGHQGYISQATFMHWGATMAEQIVVFAAEYQGEMVAAALCFRDNQHLYGRYWGCKAEFDRLHFDCCYYAGIDYCIEHKLKMFDAGAQGEHKVQRGFEPIIRSGFYRFVPNALTSAIENYIVQEQAAVTDYYQQVQQQLPFKMQ
- a CDS encoding SGNH/GDSL hydrolase family protein, producing MRYSLRWYLLTLLCWPVLLWQGKRVRKLALRLPEANGKRYGEHGMGKPLRLLICGDSAAAGVGIADQQDALSGHLINQLSGAHQLQWQLHAKTGFSSKELVNMLQALPAQKFDVVVVSIGVNDVTALRSAQAYRIQIQQLMSCIHSKFADPFAEPIVLFSAIPDMQQFIALPSPLNHWLGIKAAELNQVLHSELVNWPKAIIVNAEMPLTEDMFAADGFHPSALGCAIWAQKLSEAFQLNKSLCISGTL
- a CDS encoding DUF938 domain-containing protein, whose product is MSELLAFSQACENNKAPIVQVLANAFQRSQRVLEIGGGTGQHAVHFAANLPQLIWQSSDQPIYLPDLSARIQQANLPNLPTPVPLDITSSPYTAIKVDAIFTANTLHIMPWHVVEQMFQRLDEFCLPQADMCIYGPFNYQGQFTSASNAGFDQHLKQRDPLMGIRNIEDVIRLATEAGFSLQHDYAMPANNRLLHFKR
- a CDS encoding efflux RND transporter permease subunit codes for the protein MSKPLLQHDLPSLAIRRPVLIVVFNLLIIIAGFAALNAIEVRELPDVDRPIVSVTAAFPGGSPETVDTEVTSKLEGAVARVSGVKSINASSEEGSSRIRVEFRPGINLDDAANEVREAVSRVQRELPNTVERLAIIKADNDAQSVVSLAVSSETLDLESLTERVETDLAPLFLSIPGVADVRLNGDRERVLRVLLDPLRLTSFNLSVTDVAAALRLAPFDVPAGSMKSTDQQLIVRADATSISAEQVADIIVSGNTRIGDVATVYFGPADAQSLVRLDGKPVIGLGVIRQARSNTIEISDEVLALVAQAQSRFPDLQMQVTSDDAEFIRSSVKEVITSLLLTIVLVVATLWLFIGSGRATIVPALSIPVSLIGALAAIWLMGFSINILTLLALVLATGLIVDDAIVVTENIQRRRSMGLGARAAAVIGTREVFFAVVATTAVLVAVFVPIAFLPSTAGRLFREFGGVLAIAVIISSFVALSLVPALTARLPIKAKKTSRLANFGNWLLGWYQRSLHIALDKAWLVFIASMVAALVAISLYTQLDNELMPSEDRGTIRVFARGPDGVGLNFMDRQADKMEEILLPYVNGGDIDSIYTVVGQWDPNLAFITVPLKHWDQRSRSQQEIIDEIKGPLSEIPGAPARAFGSNSLNLRGQGGGLELALTGQSYAEIFAAAQQFSKIIQQQLPELGVPRISYQPTQPQLRVNIDRRRAEELGVPLSDIATTLRVAINGDDLADLNVGDQAIPIILQAQSQQIKDPTDLANLYVGSSSGALVPLSSLAHITEEGVAAELERQAQRRAIEMEMQLPDDMPLQQVVEQLRSLGEQHLPSSIGLLFLGEALTFEETAREITLTYVLAFVIVLLVLAAQFESVNSAVVVMATVPFGIAAALFALFLTGTSINIYSQIGLVMLIGLLAKNAILLVEFADQLRDQGYEVRKAVEQAASIRLRPITMTLLSTLFGALPLILSTGAGAEARNAIGWVVFGGLGIAVVFTLYLTPVLYLALARFTKPRADETKRLQTELDHAEQLEG
- the yghU gene encoding glutathione-dependent disulfide-bond oxidoreductase, which translates into the protein MTPPYTPPKVWTWDKQNGGKFASTNRPVSGATKDVVLPVGKHPLQLYSLATPNGVKVNIMLEELLHAGHKADYDAWLIDISEGDQFGSGFVDINPNSKIPALMDHSTNSSTESSTKQPTRVFESGSILVYLAEKFQTFLPASGPARTEVMNWLFWQMGSAPFLGGGFGHFYAYAPEKFEYPIDRYAMETKRQLDVLDKQLAEHEFIAGSEYSIADMAIWPWYGGLVLGRLYDAAEFLDVSSYKHVLHWAKQLDARPAVKRGYIVNRSFGDGPQLRERHSADDFLPFNL
- a CDS encoding efflux RND transporter periplasmic adaptor subunit, yielding MLLKRHVTWLFALFVVGTVLTVGSAQAQIAGAGRAAQVITAPISFEQKTSRVEAVGTAEAIRSVVVYPAVADKVTAVNFVPGQQVQANEVLLELDSRRQKVALERVTIQLADANRTVTRLEESRKRGAIAQSVLDDALTARDLLNVQLTEAQTELQDRTVRAPFSGVVGLTDVEQGDRIGIDTAITTIDHREQLLINFNAPEAALPILQGNASVEVEPWQAQGKRINAEIAQVDSRIDITNRSIRVRALLDNKADLYRPGMSFRVILQLAGEQYAVVPEAALMWGATSAYVWLVQEGKAHKVDVQIMQRLSGRLLVSGALQKNDQLIVEGVQSLRQGQSVNVVTAQGNQL
- a CDS encoding outer membrane beta-barrel protein, encoding MKVLIVSLTLAILSCTSFTTLAASKPDISWSYVSAGYAKANISNMVSKDFKPDGYQVNGSFLFSESIYLAASYTELSGSIPFDDILGMSLDLSEFSARIGMRQAATENIDAFFEGGYIRSTAGVSGFRDENSDGFQAGAGFRYRVAPRVELGAAIRYYNADSSSTTFADLSARVKLTDMFDLYANYMFESDTKLLSTGVVLNF
- a CDS encoding VOC family protein — its product is MQVGCFSISLSVKNLAVSQAFYERLGFIVFAGELAHNFLIMKNGDTNIGLFQDMFAGNILTFNPGWDQRANKLDKFTDVREIHKYLKANGVEIKQNAIKESSGPASFVISDPDGNTIMFDQHV
- a CDS encoding glutathione S-transferase N-terminal domain-containing protein — translated: MRFVFKLIRMILTPFMLLAEKLTTPKGISRSMEAQTQVNADCSKLALYEFKACPFCIKVRKEMARLNLSIIKYDAQNNQTHRQALQAGGGRIKVPCLRITQDNGDIQWMYESKDIITYLQQRFAAV